CTTCAAAGACTCATGATCAGAATGTATGACAAATTCCTTGGGCCACAaataatgctgccatgtttctaaagttcgcacaagagcatacaattccttatcataagtAGAATAATTCAGAACAGGCCCACTCAACTTTTCACTAAAATATGCAACAGGTTTTCCTTCTTGTAGCAAAACACcacccaatccaatcccactagcatcacattcaagTTCAAAAGTCTTATTAAAATCGAGAAGTTGGAGGAGAGGTGCATGGGTCAACTTATCTTTCAACATGTGGAATGCGTTCTCTTGTGATGTGCCCCAAGTGAAAGGCACTTCCTTCTTTGTAAGCGCATTCAATGGTGCAGCAATGGTGCTGAAATCCTGCACAAAGCGGCGATAGAACCCCGCGAGTCCTAGAAAGCTCCGCACCTGTGAGACCGTTTTAGGAGTCGGCCAACTCTGAATTGCCTTAACCTTGGCTTGATCAACCTCAATCCCCTGCGGAGTTACAACATAGCCAAGAAAAGATACTCGATTTGTGCAAAAGGTGCACTTCTCAAGGTTACCAAATAAACGTGCATCACGAagagcattaaaaacagcacgtaAATGATTAAAATGTTCACCCATAGACTTGCTGTAAATCAAGATATCATCAAAGTAGACCACCACAAATTTTCCAATGAAAGGACGCAAAACCTCATTCATCAACCTCATGAAAGTGCTGGGTGCATTAGTTAAACCAAAAGGCACCAAACGTAAATATAAAAACTACCATCATGAGCCTTCCtaagcatataatgagaatcaaacatgcatgtcttagAAGGCTTACCACTGGGGCAATCATTCACCAAATGCCCAACCTCACGACACTTGGAGCAATACTTACCATTACTCTTGACAAAACGAGTGGCACGGTGAGAAGGTTTTTTACCCTTCTTTGGAATGAATCTAAGTCCCTCCTTGTTAACGATGCACCGTTgctcactcaaaatcttgtcaagAGTGTTCTTATCCTTGAAGCATCCCTCCAAACTCTTGTTGAGTTTGGCCATTTGCTCCTTAAGctcattgttctcaacaacaagtgaggcatcacaaatagaaacacaagagctagagctagagctaggcATATCCATAAAATCATCACAAGAGGTAGAAATGCTAGATGATGCAATATGAGGAATATGACAAGAAGCACTATCATCAAGCAAGTCACAAGATATGCCAACATCAATGTGAGCTCCATGTTGAGTAGTGAAAAGGAGgttgtcatgagcttccttaagcTTCTCATGAGAAATGGCGAGTCTCTCATGAGAAGTCTTTAGCTCCTCATACAAGACCTCCAAAGAAGCATGATCCTTCTTTAGAGCCTTGAACTTGACGATCTCCTTTTCACTATATGCATGGAGCTCCTCAAACATACTCACAAGCTCATCATAGGaaacatcatcacaatcatcatcactctcACTATCACTAAGAGATGTTACCTTAGAAGAGTCATTGGCCATGAGACAAAGTGGAGCGAAGAGTGATGGAGCCTCCTTGATGGCAACAacggccatcttcttcttcttggagcttgcatCATCATCACCTTCTTCTTCGGACCCGGATGAGGTGGAGCTCTCCTCATTTGAGTCCCATTGCCCAATGAAGGCCTCAATCTTCTTCCCTtccttcttgagcttcttcatgAGCTTGTAGCCTCCACTCTTCTTCTTGGATGACTTGTCTCCATCATTAGCCTTGGAAGGGCACTTGGAAGCAAAGTGTCCCTTCTCACCACACTCAAAGCACCTCAAGTTGGAGAGAGTCTTGTTAGGTATTATATTTCTTCTCCTATTGGAGTTggagccccttcctctctcctttcttcttcccAAGAGATCATTGAACCTTTTAGCAAGAAGGGCAATCTCTTCCTCCAAGTCATCATTGGCTTCATTCACCTTGCTCTTCCACTTGTCTTCAActtcggcttggagagcaaTGCACTTCTTAGATGGTGaggcttcctccatctccttcttcttcaacttgtacatgtcattggtgttgatcttccccaagaggCTTGCGGGTGTCATCCTTGACATGTCGGAGTTGATGAGCATGGCGATTAGGGTCTCATACTTCTCCGGTAGAGCACTAAGCATCTTTTGGGCAACCTCAAGATCGGTGTAGGTTGCCCCAAGCCCCTTGAGATCATTCACAATGACATTGAGCCTcccatacatgtcattcacactctcatgaggcaacattgagaatgtctcatattggatcttgaggaaatgaagcttggcatccttgtactcacttgtgccctcatggatctccgccaacttgttccaaatctcatatgcgatcttaaggttgctcactctatcgaactcctcttggctcaaagagttgaacaaagCATTCATGACTTGAGCATTGAGTAGGAGGTTGCTGTGATCAATCTCCGTCAAGGGCGTGCCGGTGAGATAGCAAAGCCtacatccacaatactccaaatatggaagcttatagctttgaggtgagtagacattttaattttccaagtggagtaGTTTGTGGTATTGAACATGAGAGCCTTCCCTACATGGTTCacctcgttcgacatcttctctctaggcggtgaagcccaatcaagagagaccaagctctgataccacttgtaggatcgagatgtcgactagaggagggtgaataggcgatttaaaattaaatgacacctaatcaaaactaacctaagttgctaggctcggTGAGGGACaagtctaactaagcaactaagttatgttttgcaatcctagagTGAAAGTGGCTCAAGTATAtcactaggaaagtaaatcacaattCCTAAGTCtagtttagcaatcctagggtgaaatgatctcaagtatgtctctaggaatgtaaattgcacaaatgtaaatgcggcAAATAAAAAAGACAATGAGACGAGGAATTtctcaccgaggttcggaaactcgctggtttcctactccctgttgaggcgagcccaactccatcgctcaaccacgaagccaccgcacgcccccttcgtcaaggggtgggcaaggcgggagccggcccacggagaggacaacccaagcctcgatcacttggggtagttcttccttcactccaaagatggtgaactccaaaccactcacaaccggcgccgggcctcctccacaatcttctcggagaggtcaccgagcaacttctccacaagccgtctaggaggcggcaacctccaagagtaacaagcgatGACCCGGctcggagatgatcaagtgccacactagctctacaatggaagcaatgcacttgactcttggctaaatcAACCTTcaaacacactagatggatgaacacaaagctcaagtgggtgtgtgagatgcaaggggtgtatgcaattgaagtggatgccaagagagtccccttgctgctagtgggggagtatttatactcccaccaaccaaaactagtcgttgggggcgaaatcccccaactcagtgtattgtcggtctgaccggaggtatgtggccggtcagaccgtgctacccTACAATCGCTAGTTTTATAGCCGTTGTAGctctgtcagagggccccatcggcctagccagtcagaccgacgttgagtggccggtcagaccggcctcggctcgatCAGACCGCCCTCAGCttggtctgaccgaatacggctccggCGACTCTGTATCGGGCATCCAAGAGCACACCATCCCGGCCACCAGGGGGCTAGTCAGACCGTACAAGTGTTGCCTGTTAGACCGGCCATTCatgtcggtcagaccgccactaggtggccggtcagaccggcttagTGCacgtggtcagaccggccctggtcaggccgaactCAGTGAATAGAATGTGTGTGTTgtgaaatgtgagcacaagtctaaatgcataatgacctaatgtggcaattaagatcatctctttgctaggtcattacccctcttaatagtatggtgaagctaaaaataaactagcaaatttgattgCCCTATACCTCGATCAATTTAATACtaaagcactagttttaccATCTTCTTTTCTTCGCTTCGCGCCatcaaattttaatccatcgataatcatccatgcgcacatatgACGTGGTACTAACACAAAATATATAACTCAAAGAgaaacggttagtccacaattagcgcttgtcattaattaccaaaattaacaacgggcgccttagttttttttattttttctatatttaatgctccatacatgtgtccaaagattcgatgtgatgtttttgggaaaaaattgggaactaaacaaggcctatatAGACGTATCTCTTCTCTTCTATACTAGCAAATATGTCCGTGTGTTGCACCGGGTGAATATCAACTAATTATGAATGGTTAAGATTGCTTAGGTACTTATAACACATATGCATAAAAATCTTGAATTTGTACATACCTCGCAAATATCTCCAAATTATACTGGGaaatataaaaacatatttCATATTGTATACACATTCAGATTCATGTCGCACATGCGTGAGATATTCCAAATTTTCTACACATTCAGAACATATTCCAACTTTCACAAATTTTCACAAACGGGGGCAGTTATAGCTCTGGCTTCACCTTCCTctgcaaaagagaaaaggtaaagGCATCCGCAATGGTAAAGAAACATGCACTTTGTAATATTGAAATAAAATTCACTCAAAAATCTTTAGCGGAATATGTTCAAAttctagaaataatttaatatttaaagaAATAATAATTATCTTTTCATTGGTTtaatttatctaaaaataatttaccgAGTGATCAAATAATTGATCATAATTTCCCAGCAATTTAAAATGTAAATAGTGCCAAACAAATTTCTgtaaatctaaaactaaaattaaatcagttgcttaaaaaataaattgatttcGGCCTAAAAGGCTCAAACCGACATGGCACTCTGTGGCATACAAGCGTGTGTCATGGCGGCCTAGCCAGGCTAGAAGGCCTAGCGAACAGTGCGGGCAGCCCAATGCAAGAGAGATGATGGTCGTCTGAGATTCTAGCCGCTCCGCTGAAATTGTGGGGAAAACCTAGCCCAGATTCTTCTCGATCCTCTTTCTCCCTGACGATGAGCAAGCGAGAGAGAGGAaacggcgatggtggcggtgaCGGCAGTCCAGCGAGGTGGCACCCGCGCGGCGGGGAATCCATCGCGCGGCTCCAACCTTCGGTCGATTGCCGAGGGACAAAACCCAAATCCCATTCTCTTCTCCCTAATCCCCTTCTCTCTGGCACGTTCGAGCAAGCGAGCAGCAGCGATGGTGGTCCGGTGAGGTGGCGCGCGCGCAGCGGGGAATCCGCCATGCGGCTCCAACTCTTTTCCGGCTGGGGGCGTTGCGGAGAACGGCACCTAGCCGTGCCTCTTCCCGTCCTTCACGCGACAATGGCGCGCTAGGTCAGTGGGGTCATGACGGCGGGCATGTGGCGGAGCTGGTGCAactgcgaggaggaggtggcaagcGCGTGTCGAGGCACGCGCGGGCGAAGAAAACGCCCATGGGACGATGTTGTTTCCCAGCGTAGGGCCAACTGTGTGGCTCCCACCGGTGGATTAGGCCTCCccgaattgaaaaaaaaagattaatttgATTCAAGGATTTGGGGGTTTACTTAGGTTTTTCTCAATTTGGCATTTCGGGGAATTTCCCCCCTATGGTTCGATTATGTCGGTTTCAAGCTATCTATCCCTcctagatatttttttttattattgagTTCGATTCAGATTCCATGACTAACACAGATGTCACACCTGGAGTTTTCCCCTTTCCCGTAGTTCTAATTCATCAATAAATCGTCTATAGAAATTACTTTGGTTAACCAGAAGAAAAACCTTAATTAACAATGTatttaataatcggaattgttagggatatttttttttcaaattctctTTGCTCTAAAATCATTAACATGACTTAACCCAGAATATTTAGAGTATCGGAGTTAATGTTGATAATTTAATTTGTCAAGATTTGAATTAATGATAATCTTTCTCTCCCGCCTTTAGTCGTGAATCGTGCCCGATTCACTCCCCTCACTGTCCGCTGTTTCGTTTTGCATGGCGAGCCGTGTCCGTTTTCGTTCTTTTCCTAAAACGGCACTGCATTTATTTTCCAATTTGGGAAAGTCCTAATCCTATTCTCCATATCCCTattttccctccccctctcatCCTCCCactcggccgccgcctccccctctcccctgcGCGCTTCTCCACTCCCTTGTCCGATTCTCTCACCCTCCTTGCCGGCCATGGCTTCCCTCTGGCCCCACCTCTTTTATTCCACCCCTATATAAGCCATCAtatccctgttttttttttttcctattttccAATTTATTGGAGCTctagccctagccgccgcctcctacaCCACCGCCGCtagccaccaccggccgccggtGAGCAGCCCTCCTCTCCTGGCAGTATGGTTTGTCGTCGTGCGTTGTCCCTAGGGTTTAATCTAACCTAATCCCTCGTTGTCTAGTGTTGTTGTTGTCTCCGCCAGATCGTcatcgccatctcctcctcgccAATCGTCTTGGTTTGGTGAGGCTCCTAATCATGATCCCCTGGTTTAGGTGTTTATTCCCAGGAAGTTTGCATTATCATAGCCACCATGCTCATTGAAACAGTTTTCTTCACCCGCTTTTTGCTAGCCCACCGTACATTTGGGCTAATCGACAACAATGCTAGTCCATCGTACATTTCTGCTAATCGACAACAATCCAGTATATTTCTGAGATAAATATCGATGAacagtatattaaaaaaaaattcctctaTTTGACTAAACTGCTTTTGTGAACTGCCAATGGTGCCTTAGCACATATCTGATTTTACTGTTTTTTCCAACACAAGAGAAGCAAATTGCAGTACATACAACCAAGTATAAAATAAGATGGTCTGGACAAGGTAGGAAATCACTGATACTAAACTAACCTAGGTATACAATGATACTGTTAGAGGGGTTCTCCCTTCAAGAAAGGCAATATTTTGCTGTCGAATATTTGGCCTACTCCAAGCATCAAAACTTCAGAACGCAACGAAGAAAAGACCAGCAAATGTTGCTAGTCCTCATCAGAATCACCAAACGTAATCTTTGTTGATTTAGGAGCATCTGCTTTGATTTCTTTGAAATGAGATCCATATATTTGCGATTCCTGCAAATGAATTGTTAGCAATAAGGTAAGGTCATTTCTCAGTCATGTCATGCAAAGTCCTTAGTGTTTATTTCTTAGAACTTGCAACGTTAGGGCAAGGTGTTACAGCATTTCTAAGGATTAATGTAAAAAAGTAAGTCGCTAAGCTTTCTGTAGCATAAAGCATCAGCATATATAACAGTATTTTCATAGATTGAAACGATTTCTCGAGGACATATTCCTAGTTAACTAGCACGGTAGTACCTATAGACATGAACAAAGCACTCTACGAATGAGAATGTAACAAGATCTATTTCACAGTTAACACAAACCTTTTTCTTGACGTGTGTGCCAAATTTTGTAAGTGCAGGAGGAACGACCTGACCAGCCTCCCGCAAAACATTGACAAGTTCACCAGCAAGTCCCTGTATATAGTTTTGAAGTGACAATAAGTACAACTTAAGTTGTAAGGCTAAACCTAAGGGCTAACGTGTGGCACATAATCTCCAATACCTTGTTCTCTTGAGTGAAGAAGGTATGTGCAACACCTTTCTTGCCAGCACGACCGGTCCTCCCAATCCTGTGGACATAATCCTCTGTAGTCAAAGGATAGCTATAGTTAATGACAACTTCGACATCTGGAATATCAAGTCCACGGGATGCGACATCAGTGGCAATCTGCAAAatatacaaaagaaaaaaaaacaagtgttaACAGATGAGAATAAAAGTGCTACGGATGCAATgataaaaaggaaataaattCATAAAAACACAATATTTTCAGACAACGGTTGCAGACAACTGTACATTTCTGTTACAAAACCTCAGTAGCATATTTTAAGTGAGACTATCGGTTAAATGATTTCACATACTCCAAAATTTATCATACCTCAACTCTTGGCTCGGTTTGATTTCCAACCGTCAACTCAAAAACTTGATAAAACCAGACCCTCAGCTCCCAAAACCAGCTAGAACTCATTTCTCTTCTAGTTTATGTACTTGGCATCCACGTGGGATCCTAGGTGGCACAGGACTCATTTGTCATGGTATACATGGTTTCAAGAGTTGAGGGATGGTATTTACTTGGTTTAGGAGTTAAGAGATGAAAATTAAACCGAGCAAAGAATTCAGGGATGAGAAAGACTTTTTCCTtaaattaataacaatgttgcaAGCAAGTAGTTGAACACTTCCAACTCTCAAAGTATCATCGATCAGGAAATAGTAGCAGAATACCACCAAGCCCAACAAAATCCCTTAAGGGATAAATAACGAAACCACAACTAGATTTACAAGGGCAAAGTCTAAAAACTAGATTTACACTAAGCTCACAAATAAGCAAGAGAGAGTAGCCATTAAAAAACCACAACTGAACTATCAATGCTTATAAGCAGCCATGTAGAAATTAGTTAGAATTAGCGCACCATCAAAGGACATGACCCTTCTTTAAATAAAGATAAAGCTTTCGTCCTGTCATGCTGTGCCTTATCTCCATGAACAGAAACAGCACTCCAACCCCTTCACAACAAGCATGTGTAGATTAGCGAAAGTAGAGCATAAGTTTCACAAATATTTAAGTCGCACACTGGAAACAAATCTGCTACCTTCTTTGTAACATTGTTTCTACTCGCGTAGCTTCTCTCTTGTACAACACAAAAACCAACACCCTGTTTCTGTTGCACAAAACACAGGCACAATCTGCTTAGATCCATATGAAGACAAATGGTGATTAATTAGTTTGTTGAAGCAGATATTAGTATAATACTAACATGTGCAGAGGTTCAATTAAAacctaacattgaatatatttgtttgtttggtgttgaaaatgttgttatgttttatataaacttggtcaaaactTAATAAGTTTGACTTAGGAAAAAGTTAAagcgtcttataatatgaaacggagggaatacttcCTTAGTTTGCCAAACTGAGATAGCCTACAAATAGAATTGAACAATCAGCTTTGGTATGTGACTGAATACAATCCAAAGTAGAAAATTTTGCAAGACGAGACGAATGACATGCAATCTTATACATAATTTTCTAAGCTGCTCAGCTTAAAATCTTTTGTTATCCTCAAGAGCATCCAGCATGCATGCTGATTGCAATGCTTTTGCCTATGATTTTCGAAAGTGAGACTTTCATGGAGACTAATACAGCAACAAGTAAAATCCGTACTGCAATACCTACCTCTGTGCTTTATGGTATTTATCGAGCAAAGCAACTAATCTTGAATCCCTTGACCTGTCATCCAatacttcaacaatttgcatcACATCATGGTTAGCAGCAAGATCTTCTGATCCAATAACAACCTACAACAAGGTGGCATACCACATACGGAAGGTCAGCATTACCGCATTAGCAATCAGATATTAACAAGAGATAAGAAAAGAGAAACTATACCTTTATTGGATTTGGATCCATAAACTCTTGGGCTAGCTGGTGGACAGCAGGAGGCCATGTAGCACTGAACATAACCGTCTGACGTACTGCACAGGAAGAATTATATGGCCATGGTTGCAGATATATTCAGAAAAGATAACTAGGTGTAGTAACACATAAAATAAATGGCAGTGTCAAATtgacatgaaaaaaatgtaCAAATGTATTCCACCTACGCGGTATATTCATCACAATTTCAATATCATGGTAAGTAAAATATGCCAAGAGTTATGAATGCCATGAGGCTAAAGTGGTTTTTTTAGCAACGTGATATAGAAGTATGAAAATCTTGAGAACAATATTTCTTGCTCATTTCTGCCGTCACTAGTGGCTATTAACTTATGAGCACAAGTGTGCTGAATAAGGTATTAAAAACTATGGAGCAAGAGGGCACATGCAACAGACTTTGTGGATAAGTCCAACCAGATAAAAAGGGATGAAAGGAAAAGAATACATGCGATGCAAAGGTGGACATGCACATACACATGCCCTGAAAGGAAGAGAGTAATGGAGACAAACCAGATGCAGTTTGGCTTAAAATTGCTCTGACTTCAGGTTCAAAACCCATATCCAGCATTCGATCAGCTTCATCTAGAACCTTTATCAGTTACCAGACACGTCTGTGTTAGAAAGGACACTTACACTTCAAATGAGCAAAGCAATTAAACAGAATGAAAATTGACCAGCGCAAAATAAAAAATCCAGGTAACATCACAGGTGTAACTTATTGAACCAATATTTACCATTGACTATGACCATCCTCACGAGTCAAGTCCAGTTCAACAAAGGGGAGTAGGGGACAGAGGAGAGAGGGCATGGAAGAGACAAGAGGAAATACCACTCAAATCTTAAAATGCCGAATCTGTTAGTGCTGGTAGGTTCCACAACCCTGATCTTGTGGATGAAAATACATATACATTGGTGTGTCACTTGTATTGTCTTCTATAAATGACTACATTATCTGCTTATGTGTATATGCACTGTGGCCATTTAACCCAATATGAACTATGTACACTAGAAACCAGCATAGTTCCTCAGCCATATTATTCTTAGGTAACAGCAAATTCAAGTTATAAAAATGATATAATTCCTTTCATGTTGTGCATTATTAATTTTATGAAACAATCATTGACCAGTCAACCCAACTACTCAAATTTGATGGAACCAGGTGAGCCTTTAATGCCAAACTTGTGGCGTTATTATCAAGGGGgtaacaccaaaaaaaaaaaaaatcagcgaaCAAAGCAATCTTGACATGAGTGTTGCTACAACACCACCGAAAGATCAATCATGCACCTGCGTTTCTCTCTAAGCTTGTCCCATGTTAAGAAtcttagggtctgtttggttgttGCCTAACATTGCCACAACTCAATTTGCCATAGGTGTGGCATGGCAAACAAAGTGTGGCCAACAATTTGTTAGGTGCAATGAAGTTCTCCGGCCTCCAATGTAATACAACAAATAGATTCAACAACTGCACAAACATATTGTTTGTTAACTCAAAGTAACACTCAAACATCAATGACAAACttcacaaataaataaaattatatatatatatatatatatatatatatatatatatatagagagagagagagagagagagaggacataTCGATGAAAATGATCTAAATGTTGgaaactcgtgaaaatcatacctaaaagttttgtaaattcatgaaaaaaaattactagagattggtgtagatatgaaatacattctcaccaaatctcaaatccaaactcaacttcatttaagagaaacaaaaaagacaaatttcggGTGAATAGTGTCATGTTactattcacctgaaatttgtcttttttgttactcctaaacgaagttgagtttgaacttgaGATTTGATGAGAATGTATTTCACCTGCACCATGAATCACAACCATTCAATCATTCCAAGATGCGTGCTTCCTAAATGGACATTACTTTCACAAATGAAGAGTTACTATAGGAGAAAAGATCAAGGAGGTACATGATGCATGTGTAGCTCTGGCATGGGACATGTAGTTCTGGGCAGAGATAGAGGAAGTTGACCACACATCATGTAGTATTTATCCTTCATTTGAATATTGTTTCTTTTCTCTTGTTATCCATGGAATTTAGCATATATAACCATTTATTTAAATGTTTAGGTAtaaacattaacttctttactaactaGTCCATATAAGTTTGAACTTAATTTGAATAgtttttttgttaaattttgattctaggtatataacatccatCCAAActtataattagttaggtatgtaataatggattgtaaaataaagttgaatttgagttgtttgttgctaggtataggtatgaataaAATTCTTGTACCTGGGTATATACTCAGAagttgaaaaaaattcaaaaatttgagTGAATTTGTGTATTACATACcttggtgcccgggcaccatggtgcccccaTATGGGTGTATACTAATTCAAAACCATAGACAACAACACAATGAAATGCATAGTTAACTTACCACAAAAGAAACATCATTAAGACGACAAATACCCATTTCAATAAGGTCTTTCATACGACCAGGTGTCCCTATGACAATATCCTGAAAGCATATAGGcagaaaaaagggggggggTCAGGAATATGAGTATTTCCGTGTAACTAACTTCTGGATAATTGATACAAAACAAAATCCAAGGCAGCGAGTCTGCTGAATCTTCGGAAAGTAAACAAAATTATTCAACAATACATTTAAAGAGAACTTTTCAAATCAATATAGCAAATTGAAATGTCATCACAAT
The window above is part of the Oryza sativa Japonica Group chromosome 7, ASM3414082v1 genome. Proteins encoded here:
- the LOC4342981 gene encoding dEAD-box ATP-dependent RNA helicase 5 isoform 2 (isoform 2 is encoded by transcript variant 2), whose translation is MLDMGFEPEVRAILSQTASVRQTVMFSATWPPAVHQLAQEFMDPNPIKVVIGSEDLAANHDVMQIVEVLDDRSRDSRLVALLDKYHKAQRNRVLVFVLYKREATRVETMLQRRGWSAVSVHGDKAQHDRTKALSLFKEGSCPLMIATDVASRGLDIPDVEVVINYSYPLTTEDYVHRIGRTGRAGKKGVAHTFFTQENKGLAGELVNVLREAGQVVPPALTKFGTHVKKKESQIYGSHFKEIKADAPKSTKITFGDSDED
- the LOC4342981 gene encoding dEAD-box ATP-dependent RNA helicase 5 isoform 1 (isoform 1 is encoded by transcript variant 1), which encodes MGRSMLPEQQEDVSRKSKKEKKSKKDKKRKLEAEAEVVVVEAAAATSTDEATKSSKKKRAKGDLGQGEEAENGGGKVVAVTGKGSADAKYAPLSSFAATALPPQVLDCCKGFERPSPIQAYAWPYLLDGRDFIGIAATGSGKTIAFGVPALMHVRRKMGEKSAKKGVPRVLVLSPTRELAQQIADVLCEAGAPCGISSVCLYGGTSKGPQISALKSGVDIVIGTPGRMKDLIEMGICRLNDVSFVVLDEADRMLDMGFEPEVRAILSQTASVRQTVMFSATWPPAVHQLAQEFMDPNPIKVVIGSEDLAANHDVMQIVEVLDDRSRDSRLVALLDKYHKAQRNRVLVFVLYKREATRVETMLQRRGWSAVSVHGDKAQHDRTKALSLFKEGSCPLMIATDVASRGLDIPDVEVVINYSYPLTTEDYVHRIGRTGRAGKKGVAHTFFTQENKGLAGELVNVLREAGQVVPPALTKFGTHVKKKESQIYGSHFKEIKADAPKSTKITFGDSDED